A single region of the Triticum dicoccoides isolate Atlit2015 ecotype Zavitan chromosome 2B, WEW_v2.0, whole genome shotgun sequence genome encodes:
- the LOC119363953 gene encoding uncharacterized protein LOC119363953 isoform X1 yields MGEPPSREGSYSSFPNSDDDEPETSGSERGAGGGGEDAHRPLPLRQQLVGACRADDRLRPLLTLNVSCSAAENRFISHLSQHFEVSEVGMLARCLCVPLVSLRVGKVDRHGPLLCPTTIRGKLSLGLLPSSSMRLTFSGDDGCSEELALLNDGLEVSEVAIEEISADNSGRSFLIRISESKRLYYWCAEKSKECGMELLAKMKNLLQGRPTLSDLTGISNSRLDAFVTNLHAYLLAPSIGDAKLLGSSTDFLSNSSSQGQHLQPPSVVSRSSRSRTSAANATKASLIYQASLSPRSSTFKDGVPRTSCAKVVGREKLKRRGDWLGPSTALIDANPLIAKSVNPDSTSEVCDRECSKNSVTPASSLDLPLSFPLLPPLYPLPEGSSENPFKPYYCWCPPCPSSLQYSVTPLHMPVTSVEPFPQSPLGPLVSNEVSSVSSFSAKLDTTNSPSLNLPSILHDPSLHLQLPTSIVPLHGSMVSTYPLLHLPFPTSPLVPVHGSQVPTFPLLHLPLPTSPFVSLHSSQVPTFTPLMSDPIVHVPVIDMCSSGQAYLVSCGPSITSPVPLLPSLKPLIPETESLVERSARETLMRLLASTPPSSNPQLVNILPAVLTDVPENISRSPNVNMHVGVHRNDLLLSSSWGANVIGSGMAAMELHSEDEVSSGHDAHAMVAFTEFDDINGDRDQPHFRRM; encoded by the exons ATGGGTGAGCCGCCGAGCCGAGAGGGATCCTATTCCTCCTTCCCCAACTCCGACGACGACGAGCCGGAGACCTCTGGATCGGAacgaggagcgggaggaggaggagaggatgcTCATCGCCCGCTGCCTCTGCGCCAGCAGCTCGTGGGGGCCTGCCGCGCCGACGACCGTCTCAGGCCTCTCCTCACCCTCAACGTCTCATGCTCCGCCGCCGAGAACCGCTTCATTTCTCACCTCTCTCAG CACTTCGAGGTCTCGGAGGTGGGCATGCTGGCAAGGTGTCTCTGCGTTCCCCTCGTCTCGCTGCGCGTCGGCAAGGTCGACCGCCACGGTCCCCTCCTCTGCCCAACAACCATCAG AGGGAAGCTTAGCCTTGGCCTTCTGCCTTCATCGAGCATGCGCCTTACCTTCTCCGGTGACGATGGTTGTTCAGAGGAATTGGCTCTGTTGAACGATGGCCTAGAAGTTTCAGAAGTTGCGATTGAAGAAATATCAGCTGATAATTCTGGACGTTCTTTCCTTATCAGGATTTCAGAATCTAAAAGATTGTACTACTGGTGCGCTGAAAAGTCGAAGGAATGTGGAATGGAGCTTCTTGCAAAG ATGAAAAATCTACTTCAGGGCAGGCCAACCCTCTCTGATCTCACAGGCATCTCCAATTCCCGACTTGATGCTTTTGTTACTAATTTACATGCTTATCTTCTTGCACCAAGTATTGGAGATGCTAAATTGTTGGGATCATCTACTGACTTCCTCAGTAATTCAAGCTCACAAGGGCAACATTTACAGCCCCCATCAGTCGTTTCCAGGTCTTCAAGGTCTCGCACCTCTGCCGCTAATGCAACAAAAGCAAGCTTGATCTATCAAGCCAGTCTGAGTCCCAGATCCAGCACTTTTAAAGATGGGGTTCCAAGGACCTCTTGTGCAAAGGTTGTTGGGAGAGAGAAGCTGAAGCGGCGTGGGGACTGGTTGGGCCCATCAACTGCTCTGATCGATGCAAATCCTTTGATAGCAAAGAGTGTTAACCCTGATTCAACCAGTGAGGTGTGTGATAGGGAGTGTTCAAAAAACAGTGTCACTCCCGCTTCTTCATTAGACTTGCCTCTTTCATTTCCCTTGCTGCCACCTCTTTATCCACTCCCAGAGGGTTCTTCAGAGAATCCATTTAAGCCTTACTATTGCTGGTGTCCGCCATGCCCATCGTCACTGCAGTACAGTGTAACCCCTCTGCATATGCCAGTTACATCTGTAGAACCATTTCCCCAGTCACCTTTGGGCCCGCTGGTATCAAATGAAGTATCATCTGTCTCGTCATTTTCTGCAAAGTTGGATACAACTAATTCACCTTCACTTAATCTTCCATCGATACTGCACGATCCTTCACTTCACCTCCAGCTTCCTACTTCAATTGTTCCCCTGCATGGTTCTATGGTTTCAACATATCCGTTACTTCATCTGCCGTTTCCCACTTCACCTCTTGTTCCTGTACATGGTTCGCAGGTTCCAACATTTCCGTTGCTTCACCTGCCACTTCCTACTTCACCATTTGTTTCATTGCATAGCTCACAGGTTCCAACATTTACACCATTGATGTCTGATCCTATTGTGCATGTCCCAGTCATTGATATGTGTTCCTCCGGTCAGGCTTATTTGGTGAGTTGTGGTCCTTCTATAACTTCACCTGTTCCCCTGCTCCCTAGCTTGAAGCCTCTGATTCCAGAAACCGAATCGTTGGTTGAGAGGAGTGCTAGGGAAACACTAATGAGGCTTTTAGCTTCGACACCACCATCAAGCAACCCCCAGCTAGTCAACATTCTCCCTGCAGTCCTTACTGATGTGCCTGAAAATATTTCTCGATCTCCTAAT GTGAACATGCATGTTGGTGTCCATCGCAACGACCTACTTCTTAGCTCATCTTGGGGTGCTAATGTGATTGGAAGTGGGATGGCAGCCATGGAGCTGCACTCGGAGGATGAGGTTTCCAGTGGGCATGATGCTCATGCTATGGTTGCGTTTACGGAATTTGATGATATCAATGGAGACCGTGATCAGCCCCATTTCCGGAGGATGTAG
- the LOC119363953 gene encoding uncharacterized protein LOC119363953 isoform X2, with the protein MRLTFSGDDGCSEELALLNDGLEVSEVAIEEISADNSGRSFLIRISESKRLYYWCAEKSKECGMELLAKMKNLLQGRPTLSDLTGISNSRLDAFVTNLHAYLLAPSIGDAKLLGSSTDFLSNSSSQGQHLQPPSVVSRSSRSRTSAANATKASLIYQASLSPRSSTFKDGVPRTSCAKVVGREKLKRRGDWLGPSTALIDANPLIAKSVNPDSTSEVCDRECSKNSVTPASSLDLPLSFPLLPPLYPLPEGSSENPFKPYYCWCPPCPSSLQYSVTPLHMPVTSVEPFPQSPLGPLVSNEVSSVSSFSAKLDTTNSPSLNLPSILHDPSLHLQLPTSIVPLHGSMVSTYPLLHLPFPTSPLVPVHGSQVPTFPLLHLPLPTSPFVSLHSSQVPTFTPLMSDPIVHVPVIDMCSSGQAYLVSCGPSITSPVPLLPSLKPLIPETESLVERSARETLMRLLASTPPSSNPQLVNILPAVLTDVPENISRSPNVNMHVGVHRNDLLLSSSWGANVIGSGMAAMELHSEDEVSSGHDAHAMVAFTEFDDINGDRDQPHFRRM; encoded by the exons ATGCGCCTTACCTTCTCCGGTGACGATGGTTGTTCAGAGGAATTGGCTCTGTTGAACGATGGCCTAGAAGTTTCAGAAGTTGCGATTGAAGAAATATCAGCTGATAATTCTGGACGTTCTTTCCTTATCAGGATTTCAGAATCTAAAAGATTGTACTACTGGTGCGCTGAAAAGTCGAAGGAATGTGGAATGGAGCTTCTTGCAAAG ATGAAAAATCTACTTCAGGGCAGGCCAACCCTCTCTGATCTCACAGGCATCTCCAATTCCCGACTTGATGCTTTTGTTACTAATTTACATGCTTATCTTCTTGCACCAAGTATTGGAGATGCTAAATTGTTGGGATCATCTACTGACTTCCTCAGTAATTCAAGCTCACAAGGGCAACATTTACAGCCCCCATCAGTCGTTTCCAGGTCTTCAAGGTCTCGCACCTCTGCCGCTAATGCAACAAAAGCAAGCTTGATCTATCAAGCCAGTCTGAGTCCCAGATCCAGCACTTTTAAAGATGGGGTTCCAAGGACCTCTTGTGCAAAGGTTGTTGGGAGAGAGAAGCTGAAGCGGCGTGGGGACTGGTTGGGCCCATCAACTGCTCTGATCGATGCAAATCCTTTGATAGCAAAGAGTGTTAACCCTGATTCAACCAGTGAGGTGTGTGATAGGGAGTGTTCAAAAAACAGTGTCACTCCCGCTTCTTCATTAGACTTGCCTCTTTCATTTCCCTTGCTGCCACCTCTTTATCCACTCCCAGAGGGTTCTTCAGAGAATCCATTTAAGCCTTACTATTGCTGGTGTCCGCCATGCCCATCGTCACTGCAGTACAGTGTAACCCCTCTGCATATGCCAGTTACATCTGTAGAACCATTTCCCCAGTCACCTTTGGGCCCGCTGGTATCAAATGAAGTATCATCTGTCTCGTCATTTTCTGCAAAGTTGGATACAACTAATTCACCTTCACTTAATCTTCCATCGATACTGCACGATCCTTCACTTCACCTCCAGCTTCCTACTTCAATTGTTCCCCTGCATGGTTCTATGGTTTCAACATATCCGTTACTTCATCTGCCGTTTCCCACTTCACCTCTTGTTCCTGTACATGGTTCGCAGGTTCCAACATTTCCGTTGCTTCACCTGCCACTTCCTACTTCACCATTTGTTTCATTGCATAGCTCACAGGTTCCAACATTTACACCATTGATGTCTGATCCTATTGTGCATGTCCCAGTCATTGATATGTGTTCCTCCGGTCAGGCTTATTTGGTGAGTTGTGGTCCTTCTATAACTTCACCTGTTCCCCTGCTCCCTAGCTTGAAGCCTCTGATTCCAGAAACCGAATCGTTGGTTGAGAGGAGTGCTAGGGAAACACTAATGAGGCTTTTAGCTTCGACACCACCATCAAGCAACCCCCAGCTAGTCAACATTCTCCCTGCAGTCCTTACTGATGTGCCTGAAAATATTTCTCGATCTCCTAAT GTGAACATGCATGTTGGTGTCCATCGCAACGACCTACTTCTTAGCTCATCTTGGGGTGCTAATGTGATTGGAAGTGGGATGGCAGCCATGGAGCTGCACTCGGAGGATGAGGTTTCCAGTGGGCATGATGCTCATGCTATGGTTGCGTTTACGGAATTTGATGATATCAATGGAGACCGTGATCAGCCCCATTTCCGGAGGATGTAG